The Streptomyces capitiformicae genome contains the following window.
GCGGCCGTGACGAGGGTGTCGGTGCCCGGATGCTGACGCCCCGTCATGGTCCGTAGCGCACCCCGGAAGAACGGCAGACCACTGAAGATCGTGACGGCTCCGAGGAAGCCGGAACGCCCGCCCGTGACCCACGGTGGCCGACGCAGCACCAGCCGGTGTACGGCCACCACGGCGAGCACGGCCCCGCCCACGATGAGCCGGGCCAGCTCGCCGGTGGAGGAGTCGGGCACGGACCGGGTGCGCTTCTCCGGTACGGAGGGGGGAGGGGCCTCCTGCAGCGCGTCGACCAGCCGGTCGACGTCCAGGTGGTCGGGCTTGACCCAGATGACGACGCTTCCGGTGCGCGGGAAGATCCGCAGTGCGCTGAAGCCCGGCAGGTCGGCGAGCCGCTCGTCGACCAGTCCCGCGCAGCCCGGCCGCGCCCGAAGCCAGGGGACGGTCAGCCGCACGCGGCCCGCGGCGGCGGAGCGGACCAGGACGCCGGCCATGATCAGTGCTCGTGGTCGTGGTCGTGGCCGCCGATGTCGACCGCGGACGGGGGCGGCGCTTCCTCACCCAGTGAGGAGCGGGCCTCCGCCAGCATGTCCCCCGCCTTCAGCCGCGCTTCCTCCGCGGCGGACCCGAGCCACCGGGCGGCCACGATCCCACCGGCGAGGCCGCCGACCACCGCTTTGCGCGTCGCGGGTTTGGCCTTGGGGGCCGCCTTGCTCGCCCCCCGCAGGAGGGCCGCTCCGACGAGCCCGGAGACGGCGTGGTGGGCGAGGCGACCGAGGGTGGCACCGGCGAGAGCTGCGGGATGCATGAGGACCTCCCCGCGTCCAGGCTGTACGGCGGGTCGTACGACTACCTCAATTGTGCGCCTTCATCCCGTTACACCGCATTTGTTGCGCAGGCAACTTCTCATGTCGCGGGGACAGTTCGCCTGGCTCCCCACCGCCGGAGCCGGTAGGAGCCCACCAGCCGGCAGACGACGTAGATCGTGAACGAGATCGTCGTGACGTAGGGGCTGATGGGGATGGAACTGCCCAGGGCGAGCAGGATCCCGCCCTCGATGGAGACGACCGCGAAGATCACGCTCAGGACCGGCAGCAGCACAGGAGACACGGTGATCCGGGCGGCGGCCGCGGCCGGTGTCACGACGAGGGTGAGAACCAGCAGCGCGCCGACGATCTGCACCGAGAGGGCCACCGCGAGACCGAGGACGACCATGAATCCGAACGACAGCGCGCGTACGGGTACGCCTCGGGCCTCGGCCACCTCCGGATCGGCACTGGCGAACGTCAGCGGCCGCCACAGGAACGCGAGCGCGGCGAGCACCACGGCGGAGGTGCCGAGCAGCCAGGTCATCTGCGGGGTGTCGACGGCGACGATCTGCCCGGTGAGGATGCCGAACTTGTTCGCCGCGCGGCCCTTGTACAGGGCGAGGAAGAGCACTCCGAGGCCAAGGCCGAAGGGCATGATGACACCGATGACCGAGTTGCGGTCCCTGGCGCGCGCGCCGAGCACCCCGATCGCACCGGCCGCGATCAGCGATCCGACGATCGAGCCCGCCACGATGTTGACCCCCAGCAGCAGCGCCGCCGCCGCGCCGGCGAACGACAGCTCGCTGATCCCGTGCACCGCGAACGGCAGGTCC
Protein-coding sequences here:
- a CDS encoding DUF1490 family protein, with amino-acid sequence MHPAALAGATLGRLAHHAVSGLVGAALLRGASKAAPKAKPATRKAVVGGLAGGIVAARWLGSAAEEARLKAGDMLAEARSSLGEEAPPPSAVDIGGHDHDHEH
- a CDS encoding metal ABC transporter permease, which translates into the protein MTLAEGIWQQIFVFDNYGELLALVRNSLIAGAALGLVGGLVGIFVIMRDLPFAVHGISELSFAGAAAALLLGVNIVAGSIVGSLIAAGAIGVLGARARDRNSVIGVIMPFGLGLGVLFLALYKGRAANKFGILTGQIVAVDTPQMTWLLGTSAVVLAALAFLWRPLTFASADPEVAEARGVPVRALSFGFMVVLGLAVALSVQIVGALLVLTLVVTPAAAAARITVSPVLLPVLSVIFAVVSIEGGILLALGSSIPISPYVTTISFTIYVVCRLVGSYRLRRWGARRTVPAT